DNA sequence from the Hoylesella buccalis ATCC 35310 genome:
TGTCGTAGAGGTGTCACCCGCTTTGATTCCGCCGGTTCGTTATCGTGGACGCACCTTTATACGTATAGGACCGCGTCGGGATATTGCCACAGAGTCAGAAGAAAGAGTGCTTTTGGAAAAAAGGACATCTTATATGGCTACATTCGATGCCATGCCTTGTTTCGGTTCATCACTAAAGGATGTTGATGTCCAGCTTATAAAGCAGGAATATCTCCCACAGATAATAGAAACTGGTATCCTGATAACGGATAATAGGTCTTTACAAGAACAATTAGCAGCAATCCATCTTTATGACATTGCCAACGATTGCCCTACAAATGCCGCCATTATTCTTTTCGGGAAAAATGCCTCTTTCTTCCTGCATGGTTGTTATGTTCAATATGTGCATTTCGCAGGAGAGGACACAGGAAGTGAGATTCTTAACGAAAGACAGATTCGTGGCAGTCTGTGTTCAATACTGCCTAAGCTGGAAAGCTTTGTGAAAGATGCTATCGTCACAGCACGTCCGATGCCTGTGAGTATGCTGAGAGAACAGATTGTGTTTAACTACCCTGAGTTGGCACTTCGGGAGTTGCTGATGAATGCCTGTATGCACCGAGACTATCAGTCTAACATGCCTATCAGAATATACCAGTTTAGTAATCGGATTGAAATTCTCAATGCAGGAGGCTTGTATGGAGAAGCTCGTCCCGAAAACTTCCCAACAGTCAACGATTATCGAAACCCTATCATCGCTGAAGCTATGCGTGGAATGAAATACGTGAATATGTTCAATCGAGGCATTCAGCGTGTCAAAACCATGCTAAGAGACAACGGAAATCCAGAACCTGTCTTCAATGTAGGTAAAATTACAGCTTTCGAAGTGATGGTGCAACCATCTTTGTCACTTAACTTAGTCACTGACGGAGAAAAAGTGACTAAGTCAGCGACTAAGTCAACAGAAACGATGAACGAGGTATTGGCTTTCTGTGAACGCCCTAAAAGTCTCACGGAGATTATGGCGCACTTGGGACTTAAGCACCGTAATAACGCTAAAAGTCGATATATCGACCCTTTGATAGAGAATGGATTTCTTGAAATGACAATACCAGAAAAGCCCAACAGCAGAAATCAAAAGTATGTGCGGGCTTTATCTTAGTCACTTATCTTAGTCGTTTAGAAGTGACTAAGTCGCCTTTTCGGTAATTGAATTACCGAAATACTTTTTTCAAAGGCGGTTCTCTTCATTTGTGATTTGTTTGATACACCCTCATAGGTGCACGTTGAAGAACTACGCCCTGTAGAGGCAAAATTGTTCTGACGAAGTTGACGAAGCCAGGTAAACAGCTACACTTCCGATACAGGGCAACTTGGGCAGCATGAGGAAAGCGTGCCTACCCCTGGCTAATCAAGGGGCTGGCACGCTTCGATTACGGCGACGCACCGCCTTTGCGGTGCGTCGAATGAAGTCTATTTTAATACTTGTCCTTAGGCGTATTGCCCATGGTCACATCCAGCGTGCCGCCCTCGGCGAAGGTTGCGAACGGCAAGTAAGTGCTATCAAGCGTCTTTCCGTTGAGCTTGTATTCCTGCACATAGATATTCTCTTTGCTGTTGTTGCTCACGTTGATGACAAACTTGTCACCCTTATAATAATCCTTGTTCAGACGAATGGTAATCTTGTCGAACAAAGGACTGCCTAAACCAAAGGACGGTTGCTCGGCTGTGAGTCCCTTGACATCGAACATACCGATGGACGACTGTACGAACCAAGCGCCCAACTGGCCCTGGTCTTCATCCTGTCCGTAGCCGTAGCCATGGATTCCATCTGTGCCATAGAACTCGTCCAAGATGGCACGCACCCACTTCTGGGTGTGCGATGGCTTGCCAGCCTCGTTGAACATCCATGAGATGTGCAGACAAGGTTGATTGCCTTGGTTGTAAAGCGTCTTCAATCCAGCGAAAGCACCCACCTCGGTACCACCGCTGAAGATGAGCTTCTGCGATTGGGTGAAGATGCTATCCAAGCGGTTGTTGAACTCTTCGGCACCCACTTTAGCCACCAACGCTTTGGCATCGTGCGGTGCATAGAACGTGTATTGCCAAGCATTGCCTTCCTGGAAGCCGCGCCATACCTGCATCGGGTCAAAATTCTCAATGAAGCTGCCATCGGCCTTCTTCGGACGAACGAAGTTGGTTGACGTATCATAGATGCGTTCCCAGCCCTTGGAAAGATCCATCAACTTCTTATAGTCGTCTGTCTTTCCCAATGCCTTGGCCATCTGTGCGGTAGCCCATGCGCCAAAAGCATACTCCAATGTGTGCGAAGCAGAGAACATGAACATTTCGTCTGATCCTTCACCCGTGTCCTGATGTGGCACATAACCGTGTTCTACAAAGAGTTTGGTATCGGTCTTTCCAGCACCAAATGGTCGGTTCTCACCATCCAACTCGTTCTTGCGGCAGGCCTCGTAGGCAAGATTCACATCGAAATCACGGATTCCACAAGCATAAGCCGCTGCAATCATCAAGCTCAACTGATTGGTTCCTACGCCCGATACATAACGGCTATTGGCCAGTCCATCGCCCAACCATCCACTGTCTTTGTATACCTGAAGATGACTGCTGATGAAGTCGGACATGTGCTCGGGATAGGCCATGATCCACACTTGGTTGAGATTCCACTGTGCTCCCCACATGGCATCGGTATTGTAGAGGTTGAAAGCAGGTTTGCCATCCTTCATCTCAATTTGGCCAACGGTACCATCGTGTTTGGGGTAAGCGCCGTTTACGTCACTG
Encoded proteins:
- a CDS encoding Fic family protein — protein: MVTKDEVLELLRSTETYRIERTISTGDMDKFQEAICAFSNDLPNCRKKGYLILGAHDNGTLSGLRVDDTLMKKIAGIRSDGNILPLPIMSVEKFEFDEGDLLVVEVSPALIPPVRYRGRTFIRIGPRRDIATESEERVLLEKRTSYMATFDAMPCFGSSLKDVDVQLIKQEYLPQIIETGILITDNRSLQEQLAAIHLYDIANDCPTNAAIILFGKNASFFLHGCYVQYVHFAGEDTGSEILNERQIRGSLCSILPKLESFVKDAIVTARPMPVSMLREQIVFNYPELALRELLMNACMHRDYQSNMPIRIYQFSNRIEILNAGGLYGEARPENFPTVNDYRNPIIAEAMRGMKYVNMFNRGIQRVKTMLRDNGNPEPVFNVGKITAFEVMVQPSLSLNLVTDGEKVTKSATKSTETMNEVLAFCERPKSLTEIMAHLGLKHRNNAKSRYIDPLIENGFLEMTIPEKPNSRNQKYVRALS
- a CDS encoding GH92 family glycosyl hydrolase — its product is MRKISMALLAFAGIFGMMSCTKTDNATTEDLTNYVEPRIGTAHCRYFHMAPGALPFGMAKPGPSTNGHYGNKSGWEATGYDYRDTSIEGFPCLHEFQIGGITLMPTVGKLFTVPGDTAMTDERKGYRSRFSHDDEVATAGYYSVLLKDYDVTAEMTATTRVAFQRYTFPASKESRILFDIGNRQGESGAVKDASVQIKDNGTVVEGWVITLPEYVKKYQPGAEVPLYFHAVVDKKPVGVGTFNGETVKADSLSTTGLGAGAYLTFETTDQEKITVKVGVSYTSVENAQKNLEAEAQDLAFDEAKEQSHEAWNEHLSRIAVETTNKDDKVKFYTGLYHAILGRGIASDVNGAYPKHDGTVGQIEMKDGKPAFNLYNTDAMWGAQWNLNQVWIMAYPEHMSDFISSHLQVYKDSGWLGDGLANSRYVSGVGTNQLSLMIAAAYACGIRDFDVNLAYEACRKNELDGENRPFGAGKTDTKLFVEHGYVPHQDTGEGSDEMFMFSASHTLEYAFGAWATAQMAKALGKTDDYKKLMDLSKGWERIYDTSTNFVRPKKADGSFIENFDPMQVWRGFQEGNAWQYTFYAPHDAKALVAKVGAEEFNNRLDSIFTQSQKLIFSGGTEVGAFAGLKTLYNQGNQPCLHISWMFNEAGKPSHTQKWVRAILDEFYGTDGIHGYGYGQDEDQGQLGAWFVQSSIGMFDVKGLTAEQPSFGLGSPLFDKITIRLNKDYYKGDKFVINVSNNSKENIYVQEYKLNGKTLDSTYLPFATFAEGGTLDVTMGNTPKDKY